From a region of the Oryza sativa Japonica Group chromosome 6, ASM3414082v1 genome:
- the LOC4341856 gene encoding probable glycosyltransferase At5g20260 isoform X1: MASKNSCACHGVVVTLASCLLLVAAAVSVSVLAAHVAVGRVWSPAGAAAAAGHHHSLSPAWVPSPSSRHAHHARELVNRRVQVGRMEAGLVQARVSIRRASRTRSCTPDDGGGFIPRGAVYRDAYAFHQSYIEMEKRFKVWTYREGEPPVVQKGGAAFAGNDGIEGHLIAELDSSGGGGRHRARHPGEAHAFFLPISVASIAGYVYRRDMIDFWDPQLRLVAGYVDGLAAMYPFWNRSRGADHFLVSCHQWAPILSAAKAELRGNAIRVMCDADMSDGFDPATDVALPPVVASARATPPQGRVASERTVLAFFAAGGGGGGAVREALLARWEGRDDRVVVYGRLPAGVDHGELMRRARFCLCPCGGGEGAAAASRRVVEAITAGCVPVLVDDGGYSPPFSDVLDWARFSVAVPAERVGEIKDILGGVSDRRYGVLRRRVLRVRRHFRLNRPPAKRFDVVNMVIHSIWLRRLNLSLPY; the protein is encoded by the exons ATGGCGTCCAAGAACAGCTGCGCCTGCCACGGCGTCGTCGTCACCCTGGCCTcgtgcctcctcctcgtcgccgccgccgtctccgtctCTGTCCTCGCCGCgcacgtcgccgtcggccgcgtcTGGTCtcctgccggcgccgccgccgccgccggccatcaccATTCACTCTCACCGGCTTGGGTGCCATCACCGTCATCACGCCATGCTCATCATGCCAGGGAACTCGTGAACCGCCGA GTTCAGGTCGGGAGGATGGAGGCCGGGCTGGTCCAGGCGCGGGTGTCCATCCGGCGAGCCAGCCGCACGCGCAGCTGCAcgccggacgacggcggcgggttcATCCCCAGGGGCGCCGTGTACCGCGACGCCTACGCCTTCCACCA GAGTTACATTGAGATGGAGAAGAGGTTCAAGGTGTGGACGTACAGAGAGGGCGAGCCGCCGGTCGTGCAAAAGGgcggcgccgccttcgccggcaACGACGGCATAGAGGGCCACCTCATCGCCGAGCTggacagcagcggcggcggcggccggcaccgGGCACGCCACCCCGGCGAGGCGCacgccttcttcctccccatCAGCGTCGCCAGCATCGCCGGCTACGTCTACCGCCGCGACATGATCGACTTCTGGGACCCCCAGCTCCGGCTCGTCGCCGGCTACGTcgacggcctcgccgccatGTACCCCTTCTGGAATCGCAGCCGCGGCGCCGATCACTTCCTCGTCTCCTGCCACCAATGG GCCCCGATCCTGTCCGCTGCCAAGGCGGAGCTACGCGGCAACGCCATCCGCGTCATGTGCGACGCCGACATGTCGGACGGCTTCGACCCCGCCACGGACGTCGCGCTGCCGCCGGTGGTCGCCAGCGcccgcgcgacgccgccgcagGGCCGCGTGGCTTCGGAACGCACGGTGCTCGCgttcttcgccgccggcggtggcggcggcggcgccgtgagGGAGGCGCTGCTGGCGCGGTGGGAGGGGCGGGATGACCGGGTGGTGGTGTACGGTCGCCTCCCGGCGGGTGTGGACCACGGCGAGCTCATGCGCAGGGCGCGGTTCTGCCTGTgcccgtgcggcggcggcgagggcgcggccgcggcgagccGCCGCGTCGTGGAGGCGATCACCGCCGGGTGCGTGCCGGtgctcgtcgacgacggcggctactCGCCGCCGTTCAGCGACGTGCTGGACTGGGCACGGTtctccgtcgccgtccccgcGGAACGCGTCGGCGAGATCAAGGACATCCTCGGCGGCGTCTCGGACCGCCGCTACGgcgtgctccgccgccgcgtgctgCGCGTCCGGCGCCACTTCCGGCTGAACCGGCCGCCGGCCAAGCGGTTCGACGTGGTCAACATGGTCATCCACTCCATCTGGCTCCGCCGCCTCAACCTCAGCCTCCCCTACTGA
- the LOC4341856 gene encoding probable glycosyltransferase At5g20260 isoform X2: MRVCQVQVGRMEAGLVQARVSIRRASRTRSCTPDDGGGFIPRGAVYRDAYAFHQSYIEMEKRFKVWTYREGEPPVVQKGGAAFAGNDGIEGHLIAELDSSGGGGRHRARHPGEAHAFFLPISVASIAGYVYRRDMIDFWDPQLRLVAGYVDGLAAMYPFWNRSRGADHFLVSCHQWAPILSAAKAELRGNAIRVMCDADMSDGFDPATDVALPPVVASARATPPQGRVASERTVLAFFAAGGGGGGAVREALLARWEGRDDRVVVYGRLPAGVDHGELMRRARFCLCPCGGGEGAAAASRRVVEAITAGCVPVLVDDGGYSPPFSDVLDWARFSVAVPAERVGEIKDILGGVSDRRYGVLRRRVLRVRRHFRLNRPPAKRFDVVNMVIHSIWLRRLNLSLPY; the protein is encoded by the exons ATGCGTGTGTGTCAGGTTCAGGTCGGGAGGATGGAGGCCGGGCTGGTCCAGGCGCGGGTGTCCATCCGGCGAGCCAGCCGCACGCGCAGCTGCAcgccggacgacggcggcgggttcATCCCCAGGGGCGCCGTGTACCGCGACGCCTACGCCTTCCACCA GAGTTACATTGAGATGGAGAAGAGGTTCAAGGTGTGGACGTACAGAGAGGGCGAGCCGCCGGTCGTGCAAAAGGgcggcgccgccttcgccggcaACGACGGCATAGAGGGCCACCTCATCGCCGAGCTggacagcagcggcggcggcggccggcaccgGGCACGCCACCCCGGCGAGGCGCacgccttcttcctccccatCAGCGTCGCCAGCATCGCCGGCTACGTCTACCGCCGCGACATGATCGACTTCTGGGACCCCCAGCTCCGGCTCGTCGCCGGCTACGTcgacggcctcgccgccatGTACCCCTTCTGGAATCGCAGCCGCGGCGCCGATCACTTCCTCGTCTCCTGCCACCAATGG GCCCCGATCCTGTCCGCTGCCAAGGCGGAGCTACGCGGCAACGCCATCCGCGTCATGTGCGACGCCGACATGTCGGACGGCTTCGACCCCGCCACGGACGTCGCGCTGCCGCCGGTGGTCGCCAGCGcccgcgcgacgccgccgcagGGCCGCGTGGCTTCGGAACGCACGGTGCTCGCgttcttcgccgccggcggtggcggcggcggcgccgtgagGGAGGCGCTGCTGGCGCGGTGGGAGGGGCGGGATGACCGGGTGGTGGTGTACGGTCGCCTCCCGGCGGGTGTGGACCACGGCGAGCTCATGCGCAGGGCGCGGTTCTGCCTGTgcccgtgcggcggcggcgagggcgcggccgcggcgagccGCCGCGTCGTGGAGGCGATCACCGCCGGGTGCGTGCCGGtgctcgtcgacgacggcggctactCGCCGCCGTTCAGCGACGTGCTGGACTGGGCACGGTtctccgtcgccgtccccgcGGAACGCGTCGGCGAGATCAAGGACATCCTCGGCGGCGTCTCGGACCGCCGCTACGgcgtgctccgccgccgcgtgctgCGCGTCCGGCGCCACTTCCGGCTGAACCGGCCGCCGGCCAAGCGGTTCGACGTGGTCAACATGGTCATCCACTCCATCTGGCTCCGCCGCCTCAACCTCAGCCTCCCCTACTGA